From Polaribacter butkevichii, a single genomic window includes:
- a CDS encoding O-methyltransferase, which produces MTHLITEYLKFLLKSSNQHGVHSPFVYDLVTKCFYKKTDSDCIKLFSKTKQHLLDNKSLIKVTDFGAGSKIFKDNNRQVSKIAKIAGLSNKKAKLLIRVIEYFKPKTILEIGTSLGLGTSAIKIGNKESTITTLEGCSETSKVANHLFFTNNFNNIKIITGDFKETLPLAIKNQKIDCIYFDGNHTKKDTLHYFETCLNTAHNNSVWIFDDIYWSDEMKEAWTEIKNHNKVTVTVDVFYWGIVFFRKEQEKEHFKIRV; this is translated from the coding sequence ATGACACATTTAATCACAGAATACCTAAAATTTCTTTTAAAATCATCCAATCAACATGGGGTTCACTCTCCTTTTGTGTATGATTTAGTAACAAAATGTTTTTACAAAAAAACAGACTCCGATTGCATTAAATTATTTTCTAAAACAAAGCAACATTTATTAGACAACAAAAGTCTTATAAAAGTCACAGATTTTGGTGCTGGATCTAAAATTTTTAAAGACAATAATCGTCAAGTTTCTAAAATAGCTAAAATAGCAGGATTATCTAACAAAAAAGCAAAATTATTAATTCGTGTAATTGAATATTTTAAACCTAAAACTATTTTAGAAATTGGAACATCTCTTGGTTTAGGTACATCTGCAATTAAAATAGGAAATAAAGAATCTACAATTACAACTCTAGAAGGATGCTCTGAAACAAGTAAAGTTGCTAATCATTTATTTTTTACAAATAATTTTAACAACATAAAGATAATTACAGGAGATTTTAAAGAAACGTTACCCTTAGCTATTAAAAATCAAAAAATCGATTGTATCTATTTTGACGGAAATCATACAAAAAAAGATACTTTACATTATTTCGAAACTTGTTTAAATACAGCTCATAATAATTCCGTTTGGATTTTTGATGATATTTATTGGAGTGATGAAATGAAAGAAGCTTGGACAGAGATTAAAAACCACAATAAAGTAACAGTTACGGTAGATGTTTTTTACTGGGGCATTGTTTTTTTTAGAAAAGAACAAGAAAAAGAACATTTTAAAATAAGAGTTTAA
- a CDS encoding DUF2795 domain-containing protein: MYWTLELASYLADAPWPATKDELIDYAIRTGSPLEVVENLQDIEDEGDAYDSIVEIWPDYPTEDDYLWNEDEY, encoded by the coding sequence ATGTATTGGACATTAGAATTAGCATCTTATTTAGCAGATGCGCCTTGGCCAGCAACCAAAGACGAGTTAATAGATTACGCTATTAGAACTGGATCTCCTTTAGAAGTAGTAGAAAACCTACAAGATATAGAAGATGAAGGTGATGCGTATGATTCAATTGTTGAAATTTGGCCAGATTATCCTACCGAAGATGATTATCTTTGGAATGAGGATGAATACTAA
- a CDS encoding YihY/virulence factor BrkB family protein: MTKEIEDKLEKIPVVNLLVKFGKKIKVPGLQGMSLYDVIEMYIIGIVKGALTTRAGGIAFSFFMAVFPFMLFILTLIPYIPIEGFQEGLFSFIKEILPPQTFEAVNTVIGDIINNQYGGLLSFGFLLSIFLMTNGVNAIFGGFEYSYHVTDVRNVFRSYFISLGVSLLMSFFLIVTITSLILYQVALSKIDETGWLNTSDLNLFLLGKNALFLIMLFTIVSLLFRYGTKQGKETKFFSAGAILTTVVSLFTFYLFGIYVVKFAQYNQLYGSIGTLLILMLFVWLNAIILLLGFELNASLYSLRRRNKTFTTPKKV, translated from the coding sequence ATGACAAAAGAAATAGAAGACAAGCTAGAAAAAATACCAGTTGTAAACCTCTTGGTTAAATTTGGCAAGAAAATAAAAGTACCAGGGTTACAAGGTATGTCTTTGTATGATGTAATAGAAATGTACATTATAGGTATTGTAAAAGGTGCTTTAACTACAAGAGCAGGCGGAATTGCATTCAGTTTTTTTATGGCCGTTTTTCCTTTTATGCTATTTATTCTTACACTAATTCCGTACATTCCTATAGAAGGTTTTCAAGAAGGATTATTTTCATTTATAAAAGAAATTTTACCACCACAAACTTTTGAAGCGGTAAACACGGTAATTGGAGATATTATTAACAATCAATACGGAGGCTTGCTTTCTTTTGGTTTTCTATTATCTATTTTTTTAATGACAAATGGTGTGAATGCTATTTTTGGTGGTTTTGAATATTCGTATCACGTAACAGATGTTAGAAATGTTTTTAGATCTTATTTTATTTCGTTAGGTGTATCTTTATTGATGTCGTTTTTCTTAATTGTAACCATTACATCACTTATATTATACCAAGTAGCGTTGTCTAAAATAGATGAAACAGGTTGGTTAAATACAAGCGATTTAAATCTATTTCTTTTAGGTAAAAATGCACTATTTCTAATAATGCTATTTACTATTGTTTCTTTACTTTTTAGGTATGGTACAAAGCAAGGAAAAGAAACAAAATTCTTTTCTGCAGGCGCAATTTTAACTACCGTGGTTTCTTTATTTACCTTTTATTTATTTGGTATTTACGTTGTAAAATTTGCACAATACAATCAATTATATGGTTCTATTGGTACACTTTTAATCTTAATGTTATTTGTATGGTTAAATGCCATAATTCTGCTGTTAGGTTTTGAGTTAAATGCTTCTTTATATAGTTTAAGACGAAGAAATAAAACCTTTACAACACCTAAAAAAGTATAA
- a CDS encoding pentapeptide repeat-containing protein — protein MTDNYFDSEEYSKIDFTKTKIEKGEYENCMFSNCNFEGIHASNIQFIECEFFDCNFSNTIVDHTAFKDVNFINCKMIGVKFNGCDPFLLQFSFKECQLSFASFYQLKIPKTTFKDCNLQEVDFTESMLTNAVFDNCDFKGAVFGRTNIEKSDFRTAYNFNINPEKNQIKGAKFSKENIVGLLSEYKIVVE, from the coding sequence ATGACAGACAATTATTTTGATAGCGAAGAATACTCTAAAATTGATTTTACAAAAACAAAAATAGAAAAAGGAGAATATGAAAATTGTATGTTTTCTAACTGTAATTTCGAAGGAATTCATGCTTCCAATATACAGTTTATAGAATGTGAATTTTTCGATTGTAATTTTAGTAATACAATTGTAGATCATACAGCTTTTAAGGATGTTAATTTTATCAATTGTAAAATGATAGGTGTAAAATTTAATGGATGTGATCCTTTTTTATTACAGTTTAGTTTTAAGGAATGTCAATTAAGTTTTGCTAGTTTTTATCAACTAAAAATACCAAAAACAACATTTAAAGACTGTAACTTACAAGAAGTAGATTTTACAGAAAGTATGTTAACAAATGCTGTTTTTGATAATTGCGATTTTAAAGGGGCTGTTTTTGGCAGAACTAATATAGAAAAGTCAGATTTTAGAACGGCATATAATTTTAATATCAATCCAGAAAAAAATCAAATAAAAGGTGCTAAGTTTAGTAAGGAAAATATTGTAGGCCTTTTATCAGAATATAAAATTGTGGTTGAATAA
- a CDS encoding copper resistance protein NlpE: protein MKSILKILVVVCMFFLSCKSNEAIDVTGIYTGEFPCGDCAGIEQKMTLNADSTFVLERVYKGKGDGNVFKESGKYLVVEGKLVLDIKTSPFKYKIGENFIELLDIDGNIIKSDLNYKLIKQN from the coding sequence ATGAAATCAATTTTAAAAATTTTAGTGGTTGTTTGTATGTTTTTTTTGTCTTGTAAAAGTAATGAAGCAATCGATGTAACAGGTATTTATACAGGTGAATTTCCTTGTGGAGATTGTGCAGGAATAGAGCAAAAAATGACGCTAAATGCAGATAGTACTTTTGTTTTAGAAAGAGTTTACAAAGGCAAAGGTGATGGTAATGTTTTTAAAGAATCTGGTAAGTATTTAGTGGTAGAAGGAAAACTAGTTTTAGATATAAAAACCTCGCCTTTTAAGTATAAAATAGGCGAAAATTTTATCGAATTACTAGATATTGATGGCAATATAATTAAAAGTGATTTAAATTATAAATTGATAAAACAAAACTAA
- a CDS encoding cob(I)yrinic acid a,c-diamide adenosyltransferase: MKIYTKTGDAGTTALFGGTRVKKYNLRIESYGNVDELNSYIGLIKDQEISLSIKEALLKIQNELFTLGAMLATPPDKETLKNGKERLNIPKIDEASILFLEEEIDKMDLELPQMTHFILPGGHQSVSFCHIARCICRRAERLVVELNDQENINDDILKYLNRLSDYLFTLARKLSKDLSVEEIKWIPTKK; this comes from the coding sequence ATGAAAATATATACAAAAACTGGTGATGCAGGTACAACTGCCCTTTTTGGAGGAACAAGAGTAAAAAAATACAATTTACGAATAGAGAGCTACGGTAATGTAGATGAACTAAATTCATACATTGGTTTAATAAAAGATCAGGAAATTAGTCTTTCAATTAAAGAAGCTTTATTAAAAATTCAAAATGAGTTATTTACTTTGGGGGCAATGTTGGCTACTCCGCCAGATAAAGAAACATTAAAAAACGGAAAAGAAAGACTTAATATACCTAAGATAGATGAAGCTTCTATCCTTTTTTTAGAAGAAGAAATTGATAAAATGGATTTAGAGCTTCCTCAAATGACTCATTTTATTCTTCCTGGAGGGCATCAATCTGTGTCATTTTGTCATATCGCTAGATGTATTTGCAGACGAGCAGAACGCTTAGTGGTAGAACTTAATGATCAAGAAAACATTAATGATGACATACTAAAATACTTAAACCGACTTTCTGACTACCTTTTTACGTTGGCACGAAAGTTGTCTAAAGACTTATCAGTAGAGGAAATCAAGTGGATTCCTACAAAAAAATAA
- the folE gene encoding GTP cyclohydrolase I FolE, translated as MFELSSKMNDERIEEIGENHVGTSAKTPLRADAFDISDEEKIERIQESVKDILTTLGMDLTDDSLQGTPRRVAKSFVNELFMGLNPKNMPKASTFDNNYNYGEMLVERNIVVYSTCEHHLLPIIGRAHVAYISDGKVIGLSKMNRIVEYFSKRPQVQERLTMQIVQAMQEALGVEDVACVIDAKHLCVNSRGIKDIESSTVTAEFGGKFKQKETKREFLEYLKMKTSFE; from the coding sequence ATGTTTGAATTAAGCAGCAAAATGAATGACGAAAGAATTGAAGAAATAGGAGAGAACCACGTTGGTACATCAGCTAAAACTCCGTTAAGAGCAGATGCTTTTGATATTTCTGACGAAGAAAAAATTGAAAGAATCCAAGAAAGTGTAAAAGATATTTTAACCACTTTAGGAATGGATTTAACAGATGATAGTTTACAAGGAACTCCAAGAAGGGTGGCTAAATCTTTTGTAAATGAACTATTTATGGGATTAAATCCTAAAAATATGCCAAAGGCTTCTACGTTTGACAATAATTACAATTATGGTGAAATGTTGGTAGAGAGAAACATTGTGGTTTATTCTACTTGTGAGCATCATTTATTACCAATTATTGGTAGAGCACATGTTGCTTATATTTCTGATGGTAAAGTAATAGGGCTTTCTAAAATGAATAGAATTGTCGAATATTTTTCTAAAAGACCTCAGGTGCAAGAGCGCTTAACAATGCAAATTGTACAAGCAATGCAAGAAGCTTTAGGTGTAGAAGATGTTGCTTGTGTTATTGATGCTAAACATTTGTGTGTAAACTCTAGAGGAATTAAAGATATAGAAAGTTCTACTGTTACAGCAGAATTTGGTGGTAAGTTTAAGCAGAAAGAAACAAAAAGAGAATTTTTAGAATATTTAAAGATGAAAACAAGTTTTGAATAA
- the secA gene encoding preprotein translocase subunit SecA: MNILNSVIKLFVGDKQQKDLKILQPVVENVKKFEIEFSKLSNDGLRAKTIEFKERIKTATKQFDDKITELETEAKTANIDRQEDIYTEIDALKDEAYKVSEETLLTIMPEAFAVVKETAKRFVENKEIEVTATPYDRELSAERDNVTLDNDKALWANSWDAAGKPVTWDMVHYDVQLIGGSVLHQGKVAEMMTGEGKTLVSTLPVYLNALTGNGVHLVTVNDYLAKRDKAWMGPLFEFHGFTTDCIDYHQPNSDARRKAYNADITYGTNNEFGFDYLRDNMASSKDDLVQRAPNYAIIDEVDSVLIDDARTPLIISGPVPQGDRHEFNDLKPLVSDLVTLQKQHLVGVFAEAKKLIAEGNDKDGGFLLLRVYRGLPKNKALIKFLSQEGNKQILQKTENYYMQDNNKLMPQVDEDLWFVVEEKNNQIDLTDKGIAHLSNKTDNDSFFVLPDIGVKIGEIDNSDLSKEEKAAQKEELYKDFSIKSERIHTMNQLLKAYTVFEKDVEYVVMDNKVMIVDEQTGRIMDGRRYSDGLHQAIEAKENVKIEDATQTFATVTLQNYFRMYRKLSGMTGTAITEAGELWEIYKLDVVEIPTNKPIQRDDKEDLIYKTAREKYNAVIEDIVKLVEQNRPVLVGTTSVEISELLGRMLQMRKIPHNILNAKLHKREADVVAEAGKPGVVTIATNMAGRGTDIKLTDEVKKAGGLAIIGTERHDSRRVDRQLRGRAGRQGDVGSTQFYVALDDNLMRLFGSDRIAKMMDRMGLKEGEVIQHSMISKSIERAQKKVEENNFGIRKRLLEYDDIMNAQREFVYKRRRHALDGKRLQVDIANMIFDTCESIINNNKAAKDFQNFEFELIKFSSMTSPFTEEEFEKLSESELADKLYEIVAAHYKNKIERNAVLAYPVIKDVFENEGDRYERIVVPFTDGIKSLQVVTNLKEAYETEGKSLITDFEKNITLAIIDENWKDHLRKMDDLKQSVQNASYEQKDPLLIYKFEAFELFKTTVDDINKEVLSFLFKGELPEQNVNQISEARQQKRERLNTSKEDVQNSTEQAIQNSKPQQSEPVETIIRDQPKIGRNEHVTIKNVMSGEEKGVKYKQAIPLIAKGEWVLVNK, from the coding sequence ATGAATATTTTAAATTCAGTAATCAAACTTTTTGTTGGTGATAAACAACAAAAAGATTTAAAAATTTTACAACCTGTTGTTGAAAACGTAAAAAAATTCGAAATAGAATTCTCTAAACTTTCTAATGATGGTTTAAGGGCAAAAACTATAGAATTTAAAGAAAGAATAAAAACAGCTACTAAACAGTTTGATGATAAAATTACTGAGTTAGAAACAGAAGCTAAAACAGCAAACATAGATCGTCAAGAAGATATTTATACAGAAATAGATGCACTAAAAGATGAAGCGTACAAAGTTTCTGAAGAAACTTTACTTACAATAATGCCAGAAGCTTTTGCCGTTGTTAAAGAAACAGCAAAACGTTTTGTAGAAAATAAAGAAATAGAAGTAACAGCAACTCCTTATGACAGAGAATTATCTGCAGAAAGAGATAATGTTACTTTAGATAATGACAAGGCGTTATGGGCAAATTCTTGGGACGCAGCAGGAAAACCTGTTACTTGGGATATGGTTCATTACGATGTACAATTAATTGGTGGTTCTGTTTTACACCAAGGTAAAGTTGCAGAAATGATGACTGGTGAAGGAAAAACATTAGTTTCTACCTTACCAGTATACTTAAATGCATTAACAGGTAATGGAGTACATTTAGTTACCGTAAATGATTATTTAGCAAAACGTGATAAAGCGTGGATGGGACCTCTTTTTGAGTTTCATGGTTTTACCACAGATTGTATCGATTATCACCAACCAAATTCTGATGCACGTAGAAAAGCCTACAATGCAGACATTACCTATGGTACAAATAACGAATTTGGTTTCGATTATTTACGTGATAATATGGCGAGTTCTAAAGATGATTTAGTGCAACGTGCACCAAATTATGCTATTATTGATGAAGTAGATTCGGTTTTAATTGATGACGCAAGAACTCCTTTAATTATCTCTGGACCTGTACCACAAGGAGACAGACATGAATTTAACGATTTAAAACCTTTAGTATCTGATTTAGTTACTTTACAAAAACAACATTTAGTAGGTGTTTTTGCTGAAGCAAAAAAATTAATAGCAGAAGGAAATGATAAAGATGGCGGATTCTTATTATTAAGAGTTTACAGAGGTTTGCCTAAAAACAAAGCCTTAATTAAATTTTTATCACAAGAAGGTAATAAACAAATCTTGCAGAAAACAGAAAATTACTACATGCAAGATAATAACAAATTAATGCCACAAGTAGATGAAGATCTTTGGTTTGTTGTTGAAGAAAAAAATAATCAGATTGATTTAACTGATAAAGGGATTGCACATTTATCAAATAAAACAGATAACGATAGTTTCTTTGTTTTACCAGATATTGGTGTAAAAATTGGTGAAATTGACAATTCTGACCTTAGTAAAGAAGAAAAAGCGGCTCAAAAAGAAGAGTTATACAAAGACTTTAGCATAAAAAGCGAGCGTATCCATACCATGAATCAACTTTTAAAAGCATACACTGTTTTTGAAAAAGATGTAGAGTATGTAGTAATGGACAATAAAGTAATGATTGTTGATGAACAAACAGGTCGTATTATGGACGGTCGTCGTTATTCAGACGGATTACACCAAGCAATTGAAGCAAAAGAAAATGTAAAAATTGAAGATGCTACACAAACATTTGCTACCGTAACATTACAAAACTACTTTAGAATGTACAGAAAACTGTCTGGTATGACAGGTACAGCAATCACAGAAGCTGGTGAGTTATGGGAAATCTACAAATTAGATGTTGTAGAAATTCCTACAAACAAACCAATTCAAAGAGATGATAAAGAAGATTTAATTTACAAAACTGCACGTGAAAAATACAATGCAGTTATTGAAGATATTGTAAAACTAGTTGAACAAAACAGACCGGTTTTAGTAGGTACAACTTCTGTAGAAATTTCTGAATTATTAGGTAGAATGTTACAAATGCGTAAAATTCCTCATAATATTTTAAATGCAAAATTGCATAAAAGAGAAGCAGATGTAGTAGCAGAAGCAGGAAAACCAGGTGTGGTTACCATTGCAACCAACATGGCAGGGCGTGGTACAGATATTAAATTAACAGACGAAGTTAAAAAAGCTGGTGGTTTAGCTATTATTGGTACAGAAAGACACGATTCTAGACGTGTAGACAGACAGTTACGTGGACGTGCTGGTAGACAAGGTGATGTTGGGTCAACTCAATTTTACGTTGCCTTAGATGATAATTTAATGCGTCTTTTTGGTTCAGACAGAATTGCAAAAATGATGGATAGAATGGGCTTAAAAGAAGGTGAAGTAATTCAGCATTCTATGATTAGCAAATCTATTGAAAGAGCTCAAAAGAAAGTAGAAGAAAACAACTTTGGTATTCGTAAACGTTTGTTAGAGTATGATGATATTATGAACGCTCAACGTGAGTTTGTATACAAAAGAAGACGTCATGCATTAGATGGTAAACGTTTACAAGTAGATATTGCAAACATGATTTTTGATACATGCGAATCTATTATCAACAACAATAAAGCTGCAAAAGATTTTCAGAATTTCGAATTTGAATTGATCAAATTCTCTTCAATGACCTCTCCTTTTACAGAAGAAGAATTTGAAAAACTTTCTGAAAGTGAATTGGCAGATAAATTATACGAAATAGTTGCAGCACATTACAAAAACAAAATTGAAAGAAATGCCGTTTTAGCATATCCTGTTATTAAAGATGTTTTTGAAAACGAAGGCGATAGATACGAGCGTATTGTGGTGCCTTTTACAGATGGAATTAAATCTTTACAAGTTGTAACCAACCTAAAAGAAGCTTATGAAACTGAAGGAAAAAGTTTAATTACAGATTTCGAGAAAAACATCACTTTAGCAATTATTGACGAAAATTGGAAAGATCATTTACGTAAAATGGACGATTTAAAACAATCTGTACAAAATGCGTCTTATGAACAAAAAGATCCTTTATTAATTTACAAGTTTGAAGCTTTTGAATTATTTAAAACAACCGTTGATGATATTAACAAAGAAGTATTATCTTTCTTGTTTAAAGGAGAATTACCAGAGCAAAATGTAAATCAAATATCAGAGGCGCGTCAACAAAAAAGAGAGCGTTTAAACACTTCTAAAGAAGATGTTCAAAACTCTACAGAACAAGCCATACAAAACTCTAAACCTCAACAATCAGAACCTGTTGAAACCATTATTCGAGATCAACCTAAAATTGGTAGAAATGAACATGTTACCATTAAAAACGTAATGAGTGGAGAAGAAAAAGGAGTAAAATACAAACAGGCAATTCCTTTAATAGCTAAAGGAGAATGGGTGTTGGTAAATAAATAA
- the hisS gene encoding histidine--tRNA ligase, translating into MKPSIPKGTRDFSPTEVANRTYIMNTIKTSFETFGFQPIETPSFENSSTLMGKYGEEGDRLIFKILNSGDFLKKADATLLSEKNSLKVTTQISEKALRYDLTVPFARYVVQHQNEITFPFKRYQVQPVWRADRPQKGRFREFFQCDADVVGSKSLWQEVEFIQLYDTVFTKLGLAGTTVKINNRKILSGIAEVIGAQDKLIDFTVALDKLDKIGKEGVVKEMLSKGITEDAIEKVQPLFDFTGSNLDKLASLESMLSTSEEGTSGVEELRFVINSIEELGLETAALEVDVTLARGLNYYTGAIFEVAAPKGVKMGSIGGGGRYDDLTGIFGLKDVSGVGISFGLDRIYLVLEELGLFKAVDNPKPKVIFLNFEASTDVLKMKAIKSLRENGIKSEFYPDLGESNKAQKRQWKYVTNREIEYVVSKVEDDVFTLKNMISGEQTDCTLMDLVTKLKI; encoded by the coding sequence ATGAAACCAAGCATACCAAAAGGAACCAGAGATTTTTCGCCAACAGAAGTAGCAAATCGTACCTATATTATGAATACGATTAAAACTAGTTTTGAAACATTTGGATTTCAACCTATTGAAACTCCAAGTTTTGAAAACTCATCTACCTTAATGGGGAAATATGGTGAAGAAGGAGATAGACTTATTTTTAAGATTTTAAATTCTGGTGATTTTTTAAAGAAAGCAGATGCTACACTTTTATCAGAAAAAAATAGTTTAAAAGTTACCACTCAAATATCAGAAAAAGCGTTGCGTTACGATTTAACAGTGCCTTTTGCGCGTTACGTTGTACAACATCAAAATGAAATTACATTTCCTTTTAAAAGATATCAAGTACAACCAGTTTGGAGAGCAGATAGACCACAAAAAGGACGTTTTAGAGAGTTTTTTCAATGTGATGCAGATGTTGTGGGAAGTAAATCTTTATGGCAAGAGGTAGAGTTTATACAATTGTACGATACTGTTTTTACCAAATTAGGTTTAGCAGGAACTACAGTTAAAATAAATAATAGAAAAATACTTTCTGGTATTGCAGAAGTTATTGGAGCGCAAGATAAATTAATCGATTTTACAGTTGCTTTAGACAAACTAGATAAAATAGGTAAAGAAGGTGTTGTTAAAGAAATGCTGTCTAAAGGAATTACAGAAGATGCCATTGAAAAAGTGCAACCTTTGTTCGATTTTACGGGTTCTAATTTAGATAAATTGGCTTCTTTAGAAAGTATGTTGTCAACTTCAGAAGAAGGAACGAGTGGAGTAGAAGAGTTGCGTTTTGTTATTAATTCTATAGAGGAATTAGGTTTAGAAACGGCAGCTTTAGAAGTAGATGTAACTTTGGCCAGAGGATTAAATTATTACACAGGTGCTATTTTTGAAGTTGCAGCTCCTAAAGGTGTAAAAATGGGCTCTATTGGTGGCGGTGGAAGATATGATGACTTAACAGGAATTTTTGGATTAAAAGATGTTTCTGGAGTTGGAATTTCTTTTGGATTGGATAGAATTTATTTAGTTTTAGAAGAATTAGGTTTGTTTAAAGCAGTTGATAACCCAAAGCCGAAAGTAATTTTCTTAAATTTTGAAGCTTCAACAGATGTGCTTAAAATGAAAGCGATTAAAAGTTTGAGAGAAAATGGAATAAAATCGGAATTTTATCCGGATTTAGGTGAAAGTAATAAGGCGCAAAAACGACAATGGAAATACGTTACCAATAGAGAAATAGAATATGTTGTTTCTAAAGTTGAAGATGATGTTTTTACCTTAAAAAACATGATTTCTGGAGAGCAAACAGATTGTACTTTAATGGATTTGGTAACAAAGCTAAAAATATAA